DNA from Daucus carota subsp. sativus chromosome 1, DH1 v3.0, whole genome shotgun sequence:
GGTGGTTTCTttacctctgaacttcagagtttgacaaaactTCTGAGATTCAGGAcctccagcttcaatcaactTGTCTGATTCAGGAATCAGACCTTCTTTCTTCTGTTCAACTTCAGAGTTCACAACAGCAAGTTCTTTAGATATAATTTCAGAGACTCTGACTGCTTCATTTATGCTCTGAATTTGAGTATTAATCATTTCCATAGACCTGTGTTTCTGTTGGAATTCTTTGAGCCTCTCAGAGTTtgcacccttatcactcctttcTCTGATCTGTACCAACTGCTTGTTGGAGTTTCCATCAGCAGCCTCCTCATttccttcttcatcatcatctgactTTTTCTTTGTTATTGGCTGGTCAcctttgcatttgtctttaagcaCTTTCTCCCCCGTTTTGACATTATCAGAGGTAAGAGCTTTAACCAGCTGTTCTACATAGGAGCTCAAGTCAACTAGAGTATGCTGCATTGATCTTTGAGTGGCCTCAATGGAGGTAAGTCTGTCTTCCACAGAGGGAGGTTGAGCTCTGCACATCCTCTGGAAATAAGTTAAGTGACAAACTCTTCTCTGTGCAGACATTGAATGTTGAATTGGAGAGGTATGATTTGGAGTTGGAGTCTTGAGAGGAGAAGATTCTCTGACTGGTGACAGTGCTAGAACTGGAGAATCAACTTTTGTTGGTGCAGTATCTCTGACTGGATCAGAGACTGAGACTGGACTTTCAGAAGTCTGAACAGGAATAGAAGTGACCTctgttgcatcatcatcatcattatcaacAAATATACTCAGAGTATGAGATGCCAGAGCTTCTGTTGCTGCATCAGAATTTGCAGCTGTAGAAACctcctgaacaggagctgcaacattgGCTTCAGGTTGGATCAGAGAATCTTGAATCATTTTCAACACAGCCTCTGTTTGAGCATCCTCTGATTGACCTTGAAAATCAGGATTTGTGTCTGACATTTGAATGTCAGCTGCAGCAGTATCAAGAGGCATTGCAGAGAGAGGTTCAATCATTACTGGATCTGCACTTTGTGGTTGATCAGAGAATAGGATCAAGGCCTGGTTAGGATCTTCTGACTGAGGTGGctcaacagtcagatcagtgaTGTTTGTAGGCTTAActttctttctctgtttcttaACTGGTGGAGGGAGTTGAGGtgcttcatcagaatcagagtctGAGATCTTTTGCAGAAATCTTCTCTTCCTGGGAGGAGGAGATGGTTTGGTTGGAGATTTTGAAGATCTGAGTATTCTCTTAGGTGAAGttgttacaactggccctttttgggaagaacCAGAGGGTAAGGCttggtcagattttacaactggcccttgttgagaaggaccagaggttggttcaACAACTGGTTGAGCAGATGAGGAGGGAGGAtgtggtatattctcatcagagaataaaggTTCATATCTATCTGGCATGGCAACCCTTAATTTATCCTGAACTGTGACAGGAACAGCAAATACTGGTACATTGGGTTTCTTGCTGTCCTTTTTAATAAGATCAGGGAATGCACGTTTGGTTATTCTAAAGGGCAGTTCATTACCATTTTCAGGCATAGGAACATCAGGAAagcaataagagaatataagttgacagaatctagcataatacaCAATGTTCATATTCTCTTGCCTCCTATctccaataaatctcaaaattgAAGTAGCATAATCAAATTTAAGATTgtggatcagagaatacccaatttgctaACTGAAGATaggaatggcatcaaagttgctacacTTGTTGCCGAAGGCACTAGTGATGcaatcataaaagaagctccactccttgcagagatgtGGACGCTTGAGTTCGCCCATCTTATCAGTACTTGCTGCGTAGCCAAAGAAAgtcatcatgtccctcagagtttgagtggGGACTGAAGAATCGAACTTGTTatgttcaggaagatgaagagtcTTCCTGACAGTCGCCGGTGAGACAAAGTACTCTTGACCCTCATAATCACAGGTCAAGGATGGAGAGCCATGATAACCTCCATCATCATAACGAGCTGTCCTCCAGAATGTGAGGACCTGTGAAGGAGAAAtagactctggttgagtcagagcatacatcagctcGCTGTGAGCCAGAAAATCCTGTATcagatgaaactccttgggggCTTCATCATTGTCGAGTATGGCAGCATAATTATTGGTGACAAATTTAGCCCCATCGAACTCAAATGCTGTTGTCGACATTGTTCTGAAAGAAAACAAGAGTTTAAGATAGTGTatgtaaggtgtttgatgaaatgcgtaATAGAGAATGATGAGAGAAGTGTGAGAGAGAAAAGCAGTAAAAATCGTGTGTAAAAAGTTagaaactttttaaaactgatatatatatgtatatgcacgATATACTGACTAAAAGAtgtagtgggacacgtggcaatTGACTAACGGTAACAAAGAGTGAGTGGAGCGGTAATTATTAGTGGCGTGTGAATCATGCAAGCGTGTAACAATTTCCgagaaaaacacaattatttaccgtgtttttctccactcaggaattcaaatggattttgtaccgtttgacaattaaaactaatatttactcgaccaaatattatttaatttaaactccGACGCTGGTCAAAGACTTGACcatttgaccagagtttaaacaAATATCAGACTATGTGACAAACCAAGTGTTAACAGAAAATATTGTGCTGATAAATGAAAGCAATTTGGAGTTTTATCAACAaatttcctcagagtttgcaaacagCTATTTGAATATAGTCAGACATTACTCGTTGTCACAAAATTTGTTATTCACAAATATGGAGTGTAAAGTGTGTGGTTACATGATTCCTCCAATGTCACAGAGACTGACAAAATTCTTAAGAACATTAGAATGAGTAAGATTATCAGACGATGACTTAAACACTTCATAGGCCGAGTTTACCATAACATGGATCAGATTATAAACTTTCTTCTCTTTACTAAGACACTAATCTTTTGAatggaaacttctcagggtaagtgagtcataaccttcatcagattaatatttctcagtgtatttctccagtattTAGAGAATGCGAAAAGTCTccaagaaaaataagatttttctgattcattttgcttaataccagcagtgcacttggatcattcctttcacagattatctaagatctcaaaggagtacctgagaagAAACTAACTTTATTGATCCATATTTAAGATTTATTAAACTTTGAGCTCATAAAGGGAGTAAGGCAAATTCCACACTGAttacatatctaatatttaagaagtaaggcagtctaagtgACAGATTTAGATCATGTGATGTGTCAGatagatttccacatatgtaaagtcacaaatatcagactttagagatgttcatgactgaattcaagattttgcaacatattcttcacaggaatgaTACTTATCAGTTAATATTTCAtgtaatcagagtttgtcaggtcAGAGTATAAATATCAGTGTTTGTCATACAGAGCATAACCATCAGAGATTGAATCATAGAATAACAGATGCAATTATAAAACATGCTTATTGTGGCAATTAGCGGCAGATACATTCTAATGCAATAtagcagagtttagagaggaccagagatcatccctaattcatttacaagtcttgtaaatgttgctttaGCTAAGggcttggtgaagatatctgctaactgctgatctgtaggtacaaagtgaagttccactgttccttccatcacatgttctctgatgaaatggTATCTGATAGCGATGTGTTTTGTCATggagtgctgtactggatttcctgtcatggcaatagcactttggttatcacaataaataggaatttgagtgagagataacccatagtccatcagttgatttttcatccataaaatctgagcacaacagcttcctgcagcaatatactctgcctctgcagtagatgtagagatagatttttgtttcttactgaaccaagataCTAATctgcctccaagaaattgacagctcccacttgtgctttttctgtctattttgcatcctgcaaaatctgcatcagagtaaccaatcagtgtaaagtctgattctctgggacactagagtcccatctcaattgTTCCCttcagatatttgaaaatccttttggcTGCAACtagatgaggttctcttggatgtgcttgaaatcttgcacagagacaggtagcaaacatgatatcaggtctactggcagtcagatatagaagtgagcctatcatacctctgtagttagtgaTTTCTACTGATGCTCCTGtatttttatctaacttagtggctgttgccatgggagtagtagcagctgagctatcctgcataccaaatttctttagcagattTTTAGTATATTTGGACTGATTAATAAATATGCCTTCATCAGTCTGCTTGACTTGTAGTCCCAGAAActagctcatctctcccatcatgctcatctgatatctagactgcattagctttgaaaatctttcacagagtttaggattagtagatccaaagatgatatcatccacataaacttgaactaaaagcaggtcatTACTATGattgagataaaacagagttttgtcaattgtacctctgttgaaaccactgtccaaaagaaattgagccagagtttcataccatgctcttggtgcttgctttagtccatagagtgccttgtctagtctgtagacatgatctggaaatttagagtctacaaaacctggaggttgttcaacatacacttcttcttccagctccccattgagaaatgcattcttcacatccatctgaacaactttgaatttcttgtgtgcagcataggccaagaaaattctgatggcttctaatatggcaactggagcaaaggtctcatcatagtcaattccttcctgttgtgaatatccCTTAGccaccagtcttgccttatttctggtgattatgccatcactgtctgtcttgtttctgaacacccatttggtaccaactattgatctgttctttggtcttggtactagtgtccagactttgtttctttcaaattcatttagctcttcttgcattgctgttacccagtcagCATCCTGAAGagcctcttccactttcttaggttctgtctgagatagaaatgaatgaaataagcattcatttgatgttgcagttctggtttgtactccagcatctggatctccaattattagatctggtgtgtgagactttgtccacttcctttcatgtggcagttgacttctggaatttgatcctcccccataatccatgctatttccaatgtcattctgattctctgatgcttctcCCCCATGATTCATGCTAtcttcatgagcattctgagtttctgatgctccccctgaagatgtagtctcatgattttctgatgtagagttatcagagtttgatgaatcagtatcagagtttgcgtTTTCTGCTGAGTCTGCATTACTTTCACCCAGATATTCATTGTGaaaatgctccccctcaacCTGTGCTTGAGGGTGAtgagttggagtgacatactctgatattatctcagaatcagagtttattgagtcagagaatgcatcttcatcttcaaatctcaattgctcatgttcatcaaaatcttccatcctagttattttcttatcatcaaaggagacatggatggattccatgactactcttgttctcagattgtaaactctgaaggcttttgttgacagaggatagccaacaaagattccttcatctgctttcaaatcaaatttggtcaactgttcaggatgacttttgagaacaaaacatttgcacccaaatatatgaaagtatttgagatttggtttcctgcctttgaccatctcaaatggtgtttttccatgcttatttatcagagttgcattctgtgtgaagcaagcagtttgcacagcttcagcccagaagtaagttggcaattttgcttcTTCCAGCATGGTTCTAGCATCTTCAATCAGacttctgttctttctttctacaacaccattttgctgaggtgttccaggtgctggaAATTCCTGCTTtattccatttgctttacagaactcttccatcttagaattcttgaactcagtgccattatcactcttgatgatctttactgcatctttagaaattttgtccagttgctTGACATGCTTAATCAGAAGAGaagatgtctcatccttgctgtgtagaaaatatacccaagtatatctggtaaattcatcaacaatgaccagggTATATCtattctttgcaatggacattatatttactggtccaaagagatcaacatgaagcagatgataaggctcaagaattgaggactcagttttacttttgaatgaggatttcctctgttttgccttTTGACAAGAGTCAcaaagtccatctggagtaaaaactgattcgggcagtcctcttacaagatcattcttcactaactcatttatattgttgaagttcaggtgagagagtttcttgtgccagttccagctttcttcaatactagctCCGCCAAGTAGACaaattgcagagctttcagagtttaaagagagcttggtttcatatatatttccatgtctatatcccttcagaacaactttcccagtgcttttgctaaccacttcacagtgttcttcaaagaaatcaacatgatatcctctgtcacagatttgacttatgctgagtagattgtgcttaagtcctgtgACCAGAGCTACTGTTTGAATGATGACacttccaagattgatattgccatatcccaaagttttccctatgttgccatctccataagaaacatttgggccagtcttctccacaaagtctgatagcagggctctatttcctgtcatatgtcctgagcatccacggtccagaactaggatgtttttcctgttgccctgcaatcacatgcacaactaatgattagttttaaggacccagacttgcttggatcctttgttcttgttaagtttgttaacactagcagcggaagatttattagggtttaaatcagagtttatgctaacagactttttaacagagtttaaactaggagaatcaatctttttcttcaaagaaggtttcaattcataataatcatagtataaactatggtattccttacaagtgtagatggaatgccataaactaccacaatgaaaacaaggattttctggtctaaatctaatATTCCaatcttaacttctgatttgggagacatagtatttatgtccttattcttcctgcaaaaagaagcaagatgattaggattaccacagttatgacaagttttcctaggagcattaggaataggcatataattattgcttttgtttattcctacctttccatttctgtttttcctaggttccttaatcctgttttcttgtttaacctccttgagcttatgcttaagctgtttctgagtcattaaacctatgttgaccTGTTTTGgtttatcagtctttgatttgtcatgaatttttgattctgcaacaaatcttactggagcaACCTTAGGTCTTTCAATTTTAacagtttcttgtttatatgactcagcttcatttttattagagtatcctaaacctttcttccagtttccactttctaagatattctgagtggttttacctgagttagtccaagttctgattatctctctttccttagcaagttctgattcaagagatgcAGTTTTCTTTAATAGCtcatttttaatgaaaacagaatcatctctttctttctgaacttctagcatctgaactagttctttctcaagatgatcattccttttcttaacatctaagatctcagattttagtctctcattttctaaagtctgatctctataactaacatgcaaatttttgagaaacaatcttaactcagttatatcttcagtgtcaaaagcaagagtggaatgaggtaccttggATTCAACAGCCTCAGTGTTGTTGTCTATGTTTGCCATcaagcatagttgacttcttcctcacattctgatgagtctgcccagcttcctttcttggtAATgaaggcttgttccttttctttcttggctttcttgcactcagttgcaaaatgacctttctcaccacaattgaagtaggtatacttagacttatcagcttttccagatttttcttttttaccttcattccttttgaagaccttcttatcagagtttctatctttccttgagaacttcttccctttattgaagttcttgtaagccatcttcttgaagcttttaaccatcaatgctgcaAGCTGCATCatttcagtatcactgtcatcagagtctgaaggtatatcagtgtctgagtcattttcagagtttgatgactcagtatcagactttgtgacatgtgcttttcctttgtttttcacagctgtttctccttgaacttttagagcaactggtttgggtttccctccatgtcgtttgctcctttgttccatgtcaagttcataggtttttaatctcccaaagatatcatccagagacatctcttcaagatcatgattatctctaatagtggttactttcaaatcccacttttcaggaagagcaagtaggaatttgagatttgagtcttccagatcatattctttatccactagagataaatcattcagcagcttgacaaacctgtcataaagatcagtcaatgattcaccagtttttgaatcaaagtgttcatactcttgagtaagtatggtccttctatTCTTCTTGATGgatttggttccttgacatctgatttccaaagcatcccatattttttttgcagttttgcatccaagcACCAAGATTCCTTGAGGACcagaaccctaagtgactcatatctactgtttgaagtttgtgatttttcagacatgattgtgtgattaagatctcactgtaggtatatcgactgagctcgctctgataccacttgttaggccgaattaattcactataataatgaatatagtgaacacaatcaataataaaatactcaaataatagaattatcaaagtaaactcttattcacaaaactcagtaggttacaaatactctcttaatgatttataacttatcactaagagctgctgggttacggaaacaatatactcgatgttctaactcttatagagtaaaccctaagctgtgtttatatacacagttacatgatatctactgattgatttacaattatctgcttcctaaaataatctaatcagtagctatccttcttctgtcctgatctgcacaatcttccttgatctttatcttccttgtttatccagatttgctcctgaaaatcaaccccctgcaaactctgatcttcgctaaactctgatcctaCTTGCatttgttaaactctgatttacagttaaactctgatatttgcttctgcacactaaacaagttagatacctgtgacatcatcaaatatgtaacaacaATGCTATGTCgaatagggtgattggatgcaaaactgcaaaagaaatatgggatgctttagAAAttagatgtcaaggaaccaaaggcATCAAGAataacagaagaaccatacttactcaagagtatgaacattTTGATTCAAAGGCTGGTGAATCATTAACAGATCTATATGACAGATTTGTTAAGCTGTTGAATGATTTATCCCTAGTGGATAAAGAGTATGATCTAgaggattcaaatctcaaattcctactAGCTCTTCcggaaaaatgggatttgaaagtaaccactataagagacaatcataatcttgaagagatgtctcttgatgatatctttggaagattgaAAACCTATGAAGTTGAGATGGAACAAAGGAGTAAAAGACATGGAGGGAAACctaagtctgttgctctaaaagttcaaggagaaGCTGCTGTAAAGAACAAAGGGAAAacacatgtcacaaagtctgacactgagtcatcaaactctgatgatgactcagactctgatgttCTCTCAGACTCTGAGGatagtgatactgagatgatgcaattggcagcattgatggttaaaagtttcaagaagatggcttacaagaatttcaataaaggaaagaaatttttaaggaatgacagaaactctgacaagaAAGGTTTtaaaaagaatgaaggcaagGAAGAGATttctggaaaagctgataagtctaaatataccTGCTTCAACTatggtgaaaagggtcattttgcaactgagtgcaataaagccaagaatgaaaaggAACAAgcttttatcaccaagaaaggaagctgggttaaaagtttcaagaagatggcttacaagaatttcaataaaggaaagaaatttttaaggaatgacagaaactctgacaagaAAGGTTTtaaaaagaatgaaggcaagGAAGAGATttctggaaaagctgataagtctaaatataccTGCTTCAACTatggtgaaaagggtcattttgcaactgagtgcaataaagccaagaatgaaaaggAACAAgcttttatcaccaagaaaggaagctgggcagactcatcagattctaaggaagaagtcaactatgctttgatggcaaacactgacaacagttctgaggctgttgaaactaaggtacctcattctacttttgcttttgacactgaagatataactgagttaagattgttccttaaaaacttgcatgtcagttatagagatcagactttagaaaatgagagactGAAATCTGAAATTTTAGAAAGAACTAGTTCATATGTTGgtagttcagaaagaaagagatgactctgttttTATTAAAGAtgaattgttaaagaaaaatgcttcaattgaatcagaacttgctaaggagaaagaaattataaaaacatggactaactcaggaaaaaCT
Protein-coding regions in this window:
- the LOC108204077 gene encoding uncharacterized protein LOC108204077, which gives rise to MNIVYYARFCQLIFSYCFPDVPMPENGNELPFRITKRAFPDLIKKDSKKPNVPVFAVPVTVQDKLRVAMPDRYEPLFSDENIPHPPSSSAQPVVEPTSGPSQQGPVVKSDQALPSGSSQKGPVVTTSPKRILRSSKSPTKPSPPPRKRRFLQKISDSDSDEAPQLPPPVKKQRKKVKPTNITDLTVEPPQSEDPNQALILFSDQPQSADPVMIEPLSAMPLDTAAADIQMSDTNPDFQGQSEDAQTEAVLKMIQDSLIQPEANVAAPVQEVSTAANSDAATEALASHTLSIFVDNDDDDATEVTSIPVQTSESPVSVSDPVRDTAPTKVDSPVLALSPVRESSPLKTPTPNHTSPIQHSMSAQRRVCHLTYFQRMCRAQPPSVEDRLTSIEATQRSMQHTLVDLSSYVEQLVKALTSDNVKTGEKVLKDKCKGDQPITKKKSDDDEEGNEEAADGNSNKQLVQIRERSDKGANSERLKEFQQKHRSMEMINTQIQSINEAVRVSEIISKELAVVNSEVEQKKEGLIPESDKLIEAGGPESQKFCQTLKFRGKETTFFYKSPSLQAIDEAVARKIFEKENPGVDIEDIRLEEERLAAEKMKISKTKSDERKQITDPSQKQKRPKQKGIVISEVNYTDINRPRTRSQTQPKTDSKDKGKKLVDGVPSVMKKSIVKIASENPSQRMIKLSKNANIITDVSDQIEEEEAGLTRTRKNEVKPISDITLTSDSAQVKVPATEEKPEN
- the LOC135152054 gene encoding uncharacterized protein LOC135152054 is translated as MSNRVIGCKTAKEIWDALEIRCQGTKGIKNNRRTILTQEYEHFDSKAGESLTDLYDRFVKLLNDLSLVDKEYDLEDSNLKFLLALPEKWDLKVTTIRDNHNLEEMSLDDIFGRLKTYEVEMEQRSKRHGGKPKSVALKVQGEAAVKNKGKTHVTKSDTESSNSDDDSDSDVLSDSEDSDTEMMQLAALMVKSFKKMAYKNFNKGKKFLRNDRNSDKKGFKKNEGKEEISGKADKSKYTCFNYGEKGHFATECNKAKNEKEQAFITKKGSWVKSFKKMAYKNFNKGKKFLRNDRNSDKKGFKKNEGKEEISGKADKSKYTCFNYGEKGHFATECNKAKNEKEQAFITKKGSWADSSDSKEEVNYALMKELVHMLVVQKERDDSVFIKDELLKKNASIESELAKEKEIIKTWTNSGKTTQNILDSGNWKKGLGYIDKNEAEPFQQETVKIDRPKVAPVRFVAESEVHVKSKTDKPKQVNIGLMTQKQLKHKLKEVKQENRIKEPRKNRNGKEE